The sequence GCGCCGGGCTGCCGTGGGCGTGCACCGGATGGGCGCCGAGGCCCTGCAGGGCGAGGGCGGTCTCGGCCTCGGTGCAGGCCTGGGCGAGCGACTCCCGCATCAGGCACAGATCGAGCGCGCCGGAGGTGAACAGCCGCCCCAGCAGCCCGAGTCGGCCGAGTTCGGCGAGCAGCGGCCGGTTGACGTGCCCCGGCTCGCCCTTGTCGGCGAGCGGGCGCAGCCGCTCGGCGGCCTGCGCGCGCAGCTCGGCACACCAGGCGGTCTGCTCCGGTTCGAGTGAGAATGCGGGCACTGCCGGTCCTCCCTCCGGGGCGGGCCACCCCGGCCCGTTCCCCGTCTCCCTCCGACGTTATCGCGCACAGTTGACTGCCGTCACCAACACGATACGCTCGAGGCGCGAGCCCGCTGCAGAGTCCGTCTGCCACGGCAAGGGGGCGAACCGCCATGCACCGCTCGGCCCACGTCGACACCTTCGCGCGCGACCATCTGCCCCCGCCGCGGGAGTGGCCCGAGCTGCGGTTCGACCTGCCGGAGCTGCACTACCCCGGCCGGCTGAACTGCGCCGCGGAACTGCTGGACCACACCGCGGCACACCGCCCGGTCTTCCGCACCCCGGCCGGCCCCGGCTGGACGTACGGCCAGCTGCGCGAGCGCGTCGACCGGATCGCGCACGTACTCACCGGAGACCTGGGGGTGGTGCCCGGCAACCGGGTCCTGCTGCGCGGACCGACCACGCCCTGGCTCGCCGCCTGCTGGCTGGCCGTGCTGAAGGCGGGCGCCATAGCGGTCACCGTGCTGGACCGGCAGCGCCCGCAGGAGCTGGCGGCCATGTGCGAGATCGCCCTGGTGCGGCACGCGCTGTGCGACGTCCGGTCGGTGGAGGACCTGGCGAAGGCCGACATACCCGGGCTGCGGATCACGACGTACGGCGGTGACGGCCCGGACGACCTCCTGAACCGCCCGGGGCCCGGCACCGCGTACCCGGCGGTGGACACCGCCGCCGACGACGTGGCCCTGATCGCGTTCACCTCCGGCACCACGGGTCACCCGAAAGGGTGCATGCACTTCCACCGGGACGTGCTGGCGATCGCCGACACCTTCTCCCGGCATGTGCTGCGCCCCCGTGCCGACGACGTGTTCGCCGGCAGTCCCCCGCTCGGCTTCACCTTCGGCCTCGGCGGGCTCGTGATCTTCCCGATGCGGGCCGGCGCCAGCAGCCTCCTGCTGGAACAGGCCGGTCCCCGGCAGCTGCTTCCCGCGATCGCCGCGCACCGGGTCTCCGTGCTGTTCACCGCGCCCACCGCCTACCGCGCCATGCTGCGGGAGCTGGACGGGCACGACCTCTCGTCGCTGCGGCGCTGTGTGTCGGCGGGGGAGAACCTGCCCGCGGCCACCTGGCGGGCCTGGCACGAGCGCACCGGCGTACGCCTCATCAACGGCATCGGCGCGACCGAGCTGCTGCACATCTTCGTCTCGGCGGCCGACGAGCACATCCGGCCCGGGACCACCGGCGTGCCGGTGCCGGGCTGGCAGGCGCAGGTCCAGGGCGCGGACGGCCGCCCGGTGGCCGACGGCGAGCCCGGTCTGCTGGCCGTGCGCGGCCCGGTCGGCTGCCGCTATCTGGCCGACCCGCGCCAGCGGGTGTACGTGCGGGGCGGCTGGAACATCACCGGTGACACCTATGTCCGCGAGCCCGACGGTTACTTGCGCTATGTGGCCCGCGCCGACGACATGATCATCTCCGCCGGGTACAACATCGCCGGGCCGGAGGTGGAGGACGCGCTGCTGCGCCATCCGGACGTGGTGGAGACGGCGGTCGTGGGCCGGCCCGACGAGGCGCGCGGGCAGGTGGCCGTGGCGTACACCGTGCTGCGCGAGGGGGCGCCGCGCGACGCGGAGGCCCTGCGCGCCTTCCTCCTGGCCGAACTGGCGCCCTACAAATGTCCGCGCGAGTTCGTCTTCCTGTCCGCCCTTCCCCGCACGGCCACCGGCAAGTTGCAACGGTTCCGCCTGCACACCGATGGTGACCAGCAGTGATGCCGAAGACCTAAAATGATCAACGTGTCCGAGCAGCACGCCCCCCGGTCCCTCATCGTCACGCTCTACGGCGCGTACGGCCGCTTCATGCCCGGCCCCGTGCCCGTCGCCGAGCTGATCCGGCTGCTGGCCGCGGTCGGCGTGGACGCGCCGTCCGTGCGCTCCTCCGTGTCCCGGCTCAAACGGCGCGGCCTGCTGCTCCCGGCCCGCACGGGCACCGGTGCGGCCGGCTACGAACTCTCCCCCGAGGCACGCCAGTTGCTGGACGACGGCGACCGGCGCATCTACGCCACGGCGCCCCCCGAGGACGAGGGCTGGGTGCTGGCGGTCTTCTCCGTGCCGGAATCGGAGCGGCAGAAGCGGCATGTGCTGCGCTCCCGGCTGTCGGGCCTGGGCTTCGGCACCGCGGCCCCCGGGGTGTGGATCGCCCCGGCCCGGCTGTACGAGGAGACGGAACACACGCTGCGCCGGCTCCGCCTGGACCCGTACGTCGACTTCTTCCGCGGCGAGCATCTGGGCTTCGCGGCGACGGCCGAGGCGGTCGCCCGCTGGTGGGACCTGACCGCGATCGCCAAGGAGCACGAGCGGTTCCTGGACGCGCACGCGCCGGTGCTGCGCGCCTGGGAGCACCGCACGGGCACCTCGCCCGAGGAGGCCTACCGCGACTACCTCCTCGCCCTCGACTCCTGGCGCCACCTGCCCTACACCGACCCCGGCCTGCCCGCCCACCTGCTGCCTGCGCTCTGGCCGGGCCTGCGCTCGGCGGAGGTCTTCCGCGCTCTGCACGCACGCCTGCGGGACGCCGGGGCGCAGTTCGCCGGGTTGTGAACCGGCGCCGGGTCACACGGCCGTCCGGCAGTACAGGTGCTCCCCGGCCGTCCGGGCCCGGCGGGCCGGCCCCAGGAAGTCCCGCACGGTCTCCGCCCGGTCCGGCAGACGGCACTGACACTTCAGCGATCGAGGGTCAGCCGGGGCTTGGGGGCGTCGGTGCGGCCGGTCTGCGGGCGGCGGCTGCCCGCCCGGTAGGGCGCGGGCCAGTGCACACCCGGACCGTCGTAGCCCTGCTCGACCGCCGCGTGCAGCGTCCAGTGCGGGTCGTACAGGTGCGGGCGGGCGAGTGCGCACAGGTCGGTGCGCCCGGCGAGGACCAGGGAGTTCACATCGTCCCAGGAGGAGATCGCGCCGACCGCGATGACCGGGATCCCCGCTTCGTGCCGGATCCGGTCGGCGAACGGCGTCTGGTACGAGCGCCCGAACTCGGGCCGCTCCTCGGCCACCACCTGCCCGGTGGAGACGTCGATCGCGTCGGCGCCGTGCGCGGCGAAGGCCCGGGCGATCCCGACGGCGTCCTCGGCGCTCGTCCCGCCCTCGGCCCAGTCGGTGGCGGAGATGCGGACGGTCATCGGCCGTTCGGCCGGCCACACCGCGCGGACGGCGTCGAAGACCTCCAGCGGGAACCGCAGCCGCTTTTCCAGTGAGCCGCCGTAGGCGTCGGTGCGGCGGTTGGTCAGCGGGGAGAGGAAGCCGGAGAGCAGGTAGCCGTGGGCGCAGTGCAGTTCGAGCAGGTCGAACCCGGCCCGGGCCGCCCGCCAGGCGGATGCCGCGAACTGCTCGCGGATGTCGGTCAGCTGGGCCCGGGACAGCTGGCGCGGGGTCTGGCTGCCCGGCTTGTACGGCAGCGGGGAGGCGGCGACGAGCGGCCAGTTGCCCTCGGGCAGCGGCTCGTCCATGCCCTCCCACATCAGCTTCGTGGAGCCCTTGCGGCCCGAGTGGCCGAGCTGGACGCCGATCGCGGTGCCGGGTGCCTGGGTGTGCACGAAGTCGGTGACCCGCCGCCACGCCTCGGCCTGCCGGCCGGTGTAGAGACCGGCGCAGCCCGGGGTGATCCGGCCCTGCGCGCTCACGCACACCATCTCGGTCATGACGAGCCCGGCTCCGCCGAGGGCCCGGGCGCCCAGGTGGACGAGGTGGAAGTCGCCCGGGACGCCGTCGGTGGCGCAGTACATGTCCATCGGCGACACCACGACCCGGTTGCGCAGGGTCAGACCGCGCAGCCGGAAGGGGGTGAACATCGGGGGCGTGCCGGGCGGGCAGCCGAACTCGCGCTCCACGGCCCCGGTGAAGTGCGCGTCGCGCAGCCGGAGGTTGTCATGGGTGACCCGGCGGCTGCGGGTGAGCAGGTTGAAGGCGAACTGGCGGGGCGGCTGGCCCAGGTGGAGCCGCAGGTCCTCGAACCACTCGAGGCTGGCCCGGGCGGCCCGCTGGGTGGAGGCGACGACCGGCCTGCGCTCCTCCTCGTACGCCGCCAACGCCCCTGCCACGTCCGGCTGTTCCTCGAGGCAGGCGGCCAGCGACAGCGCGTCCTCGACGGCGAGTTTGGTGCCGGAGCCGATGGAGAAGTGGGCGGTGTGGGCGGCGTCGCCGAGGAGGACGACGTTGCCGTGCGACCAGCGGTCGCTGACCACCGTGCGGAAGGTCGTCCAGGCCGAGTTGTTGGAACGCAGGGGGCGGCCGCGGAGGGCGTCGGAGAAGATCTTGGCGCAGCGTTCGATGGATTCCGGCGTGTCCATTTCCCCGTGTCCCGCCGCCCGCCACACCTCCTCGCGCATCTCCACGATCACGGTGGAGGCGTCGGCCGCGTAAGGGTAGCCGTGCAGTTGGACCACGCCGTGCTCGGTCTCGGCGATCTCGAAGCGGAAGGCGTCGAAGGCGAAGTCGGCGCCCAGCCAGATGTAGCGGCAGTGGTGTGCGGTCACATGGGGGCGGAACACATGGCTGTAGGTCTGGCGGGTGGTGCTGTGCACACCGTCGGCGGCGACGACGAGGTCGTACCGCGCCGACAGCTCGTCCGGATGCGGGGCCTCGGTGCAAAAGCGGATGTCCACGCCGAGGGAGCGGCAGCGGTCGTGCAGGATCTCCAGGAGCCGGCGCCGGCCGAGGGCGGCGAAACCGTGTCCGCCGGAGCGGTGGGTCGTGCCCCGGTGCACGATGTCGATGTCGTCCCAGCGCACGAAGTCCCGTTGCAGGGCTTCGTAGACCACCGGGTCGGCGTGTTCGATGCCGCCGAGGGTCTCGTCGGAGAGGACCACGCCGAAGCCGAAGGTGTCATCGGGGGCGTTGCGTTCCCACAGGGTGATCTCACGCTCCGGATCGAGGCGCTTGAGCAGGGCGGCGGCGTACAGACCGCCGGGGCCGCCCCCGATGACGGCGACCCTCATGTCACCTCCCGTGCCACTTCGGCGGGCGCTTCTCCGTGAAGGCCGCGTGGAACTCGGCGTAGTCCTCGCCGTTCATCAGCAGGGCCTGGGTCGAGGCGTCGAGTTCGATCGCCGCCGCCAGGGGCATGTCCAGCTCGGCGGTCAGCAGGGCCTTCGTCTGCGCGTGGGCCAGGGCCGGGCCGTCGGCGAGGCGCCGGGCCAGGGCGTGGGCCGTCTCGTCCGCCCGGCCCTCCTCGGTCAGCTCGCTGATCAGGCCGATGCGCTCGGCCTCGGGGGCGCGGACCGGTTCGCCCAGCATGAGCAGGCGGGTGGCGTGGCCGAGGCCGACGAGCCGGGGCAGCAGGTAGGCCGCGCCCATGTCGCCGCCGGACAGCCCGACGCGGGTGAAGAGGAAGGCGAAGCGGGCCGTGGGGTCCGCCACCCGGAAGTCGGCCGCGAGGGCGAGGACCGCTCCCGCGCCGGCCGCCACCCCGTGCACGGCGGCGACCACCGGGAAGGGGCATTCGCGGATGGCCCGTACCACCTGGCCGGTCATCCGGTTGAAGTCGAGCAACTGGGCGGTGTCCATGGAGAGGGTCGCGCCGATGATCTCGTCCACGTCGCCGCCGGAGCAGAAGCCACGGCCCTCGCCGGCCAGCACCAGGGCGCGCACCGCACGCTCCCGGGACAGCTCGGCGAGCAGGTCGCGCAGGTCGGCGTAGCCGCCGAAGGTGAGGGCGTTGAGTCTGTCGGGGCGGGCGAGGGTGACCGTGGCGACCCCGTCGGCGAGACGGACCCGCAGGTGCTCCCAGTGCGGGGTGCGGGCGGCGGAGCCGGTGAAGGGACTCATGACGTGCGGCCTCCTTGGGCGGCGGTGCCGTACGTTGCGCTGTACCCATGAAGTTATCACCTGTTTGTGACTGTCGTCACGGGCGCGCGACAGACGTACGCCTGCCGTGCGCCTGCCGTACGCAGTCCGGCCGGGCCGGTCACATCCGTCACTGATCGGCGACAGGGCCGTAACAGCAGGCGCCCGCAGGCGAGGCGGGGCGTTCGCCTGGGTAAGCCGCCGGTACCGGGGCCCGGGCCGGCAGGGCCCGGCTCCCGGGCGAAGCCCGTCGGCCGTCCCTGTGGCCGGGGCCCGTACCATTCCTACAGTCGAAAGCAGGACAGCCTGCTCCATGAACGGACTCGCCTTGCACGAACGCCCCACCGAATCGGCCTCCTGGCGCATCGCGCTGCCGCACACCGCCGCGGCGGTGCCCGTGGCCCGCGCTCTGGTGCGTACGGCCCTCGCCGAGGTGGAGCACGCGGCCGACAGTGACACCGCGGAGCTGCTCACGGCCGAGCTGGTGGCCAACGCGGTGGAGCACACCGCCGGGCGCGGCCCGATAGAGCTGGTGGTGGAGCTGTTGCCGAGCGGCTGCCAGGTCGAGGTGCACGACCCGGACCCGGCGCCGCCCGGCCACCTGACGCGGCCGGTGATCGAGGCGCCGGACCCCTGGCAGGAGGGCGGACGCGGGCTGCTGCTGATCCGCGCCCTCAGCTCGTCCTGCGGGCACCGCCCCACCCCGTCGGGCAAGGCGGTGTGGTTCAGACTGCCTGCGGTTCCCGCTCAGCGGCGGCCGGTGTGACCTCGGCGGCCGCCCTGGCCAGCGTGGAGTGCCGGCGGCCGTAGGCGGCGTAGAGCGCGAGGCCCGCCACGAGGAACACGGCGAACTGCACCCAGGTCCGCCAGCCGGTCTCGTACATCAGGTACAGGCAGAAGGCGATGCCGAGCAGCGGGCCCACCGGGTAGAGCGGCACCCGGAAGCTGCGGGTCAGGCCCGGCTCGCGGCGGCGCAGCGCCATCACCGCGACGTTGACGACGGCCATGATCGCGAGGGTGCCGATGGTGCACAGGTTCATCACGGCGTCCAGCGAGGCGAAGGCTGCCGGGAGCGCGAAGACGGCCGCGACGATCAGGGTGCCCGCGACCGGGGTGGAGGTCTTCGGGCTGACCTTCTCGAAGACGCGCGGGATCAGGCCGTCGCGGGACATCGACATCAGGATGCGGGTCTGGCCGTACATCACCGCGAGGACGACGGAGGCGATGGCGACGACCGCGCCGAAGGCGATCACCGCGCCGCCGACGGTCGAGCCGGTGACCTCGCCCACGACGTAGGACAGGGCCGCGGGGCGGCCGGCGACCTGCTTGCCGCCGATGGCGCCGATCGCGGCGAGCGCGACCGCGCAGTACAGGAGGGTCACGATGCCCATGCAGACCATGATCGCGATCGGGATGTCCCGCCGGGGGTTCTTCGCCTCCTCGCCGGCCGTGGTGATCGCGTCGAAGCCGATGTAGGAGAAGAACGCGGCCGTGGTGCCCGCGCCGATGCCGCCGAGGCCGGCCGGCGAGAACGGGGTGAGGTTGCCGTGCTTGAAGGCGCTGTAGCCGATGGCGCAGAAGGCGAGCAGGATGACGAGCTTGACCGCCGTCATCGCGGCCGTCGCGCGGGCGCTCTCGCGCACACCGCGCACCAGCAGCAGCGAGGCCATGGCGATGACGATCACGGCGGGCAGGTTGACGATCCCGCCGTCGCCGGGGCCGGCGGACAGGGCGGCCGGGAGCTGGACGCCGGTGAGGCTGTGCAGCAGCTCGTTGACGTACTGGCTCCAGCCGACGGCGACGGCCGAGATGGAGATGCCGTACTCCAGCAGCAGGCACCAGCCGACCAGGAAGGCGGTGGACTCGCCGAGCCCCGCGTAGGCGAAGGAGTACGAGGAGCCGGAGACCGGGATCGCGCCGCCCAGCTCCGCGAAGGAGAAGGCGGTGAAGACGCAGGTGATCGCGGCGAGGACGAAGGAGACGACGACGGCGGGACCGGCCTGGGCGACGGAGTCGGACAGGCCGACGAAGATGCCGGTGCCGACTATGGCGCCGACGCCGAAGCAGATGAGCTGGAAGAGGCCCATCGTGCGCTTCAGGCCGTGTCCCTCGCGGTCGGCGCCGGATTCGGCGACGAGCAGGTGCGGGGACTTGATGCGGGGAGCGGGCATGCGGGTGGTGCTCGTTTCTCGGTGGTGCAGGCGGCCGTCGTGGGGCCGTCTCGGGGGCGCGGGCGACCGTGGTCCGGTCGCGGGGGCGGCCCGAAATGGGTGGTATCGGGCCGCTGATCAGGATAAGGCCTGGTGAGGCCCGTCAGGCAAGGCTTTGTGACGAGGCTCGGGCCAGGGTGGCCACGAGGACCGCCTTGATCGTGTGCATCCGGTTCTCCGCCTCGTCGAAGACGACGGAGTGCTCGGACTCGAACACCTCGTCGGTGACCTCCAGCTCGGTCAGCCCGTGCCGCTCGTGGATCTCGCGGCCGACGGCGGTGCCGAGGTCGTGGAAGGCCGGCAGGCAGTGCAGGAACTTCACGTCCGGGTTGCCGGTGGCGCGCAGCACGTCCATGGTCACGGCGTACGGGCCGAGCAGCGCGATGCGCTCGTCCCAGACCTCCTTGGGCTCGCCCATCGACACCCATACGTCGGTGGCGATGAAGTCGGTGCCGCGCACCCCCTCCTGCACGTCCTCGGTGAGCGTGATCCGCCCGCCGGAGGCGGTGGCGAGCTGCCGGGCCAGCTGGATGATCGTCTCGTCCGGCCACAGCACCCGGGGCGCCACGATCCGTACGTCCATGCCGAGCAGGGCGCCGGTGACCAGGTAGGAGTTGCCCATGTTGTAGCGGGCGTCACCGAGGTAGGCGAAGGCGACCCGGTTCATCGGCTTGTCGGTGTGCTCGGTCATGGTGAGCACGTCGGCGAGCATCTGGGTGGGGTGCCACTCGTCGGTGAGGCCGTTGTAGACGGGGACCCCGGCGTAGGTGGCCAGCTCCTCGACGACGCCCTGGCCGTGCCCGCGGTACTCGATGGCGTCGAACATCCGGCCGAGGACGCGCGCGGTGTCCTTCACCGACTCCTTGTGGCCGATCTGCGAGCCGGCCGGGTCGAGGTAGGTCGTGCGGGCGCCCTGGTCGGCGGCGGCGACCTCGAAGGCGCAGCGGGTGCGCGTCGAGGTCTTCTCGAAGACCAGCGCGATGTTCCGGCCGCGCAGGTACTGCGTCTCGGCGCCCGCCTTCTTGGCCGCCTTCAGCTCGGCCGCCAGCTCGACCAGGCCGCGGAACTCCTGCTCGGTGAAGTCCAGTTCCTTGAGGAAGTGGCGGCCGGCGAGGGCGGTCGGGACTGTCGCCATGGGGCGCTCCGGGGTACGGGGGGACAGGAACTCTGGAATTCTATACGACCACCTGAATTTCTATACGGCCTGGGTGGGGTCCGTTGCGTCACACCGCCGGGGCGGCCCGGACGCAGGACGTACTGGCGGGGCCCGCCGGTCAGACCGGGTCCCGCTCGACCGGGCAGCTCATGCACCGGGGACCGCCCCGGCCCCGCCCCAGCTCACTGCCCGGGATCTCTATCACCTCGATGCCCTGCTTGCGCAGGTGCGTGTTGGTGGTCGCGTTGCGTTCGTAGGCGATGACGACGCCGGGCTCGACGGCGAGCACGTTGCAGCCGTCGTCCCACTGCTCCCGCTCGGCGGCGTGCACGTCCTGGGTGGCGGTCAGCACCCGGATCTCACCGAGGCCGAGGGCGGCGGCGATGGCGCGGTGCATGTGCTCCGGGGGATGGTCGGTGACCTTCAGCTCCTTGTCGCCGACGCCCGGCTCGATGGTGTACGAGCGCAGCATGCCAAGGCCCGCGTACTGGGTGAAGGTGTCGCCGTCGACCATGGTCATCACGGTGTCAAGGTGCATGAACGCGCGCCGCTTGGGCATGTCGAGCGCGACGATGGTGCGCGCGGAGCCGGCCGCGAACAGCTGGTGGGCGAGCATCTCCACGGCCTGCGGGGTGGTGCGCTCGCTCATGCCGACCAGGACCGCGCCGTTGCCGATCACCAGGACGTCACCGCCCTCGATGGTGGAGGGGTGGTCGGCCTGCCCCTGCGACCAGACATGGAACGGTTCGTCGCGGAACAGCGGGTGGTGCCGGTAGATCGCCTCGAAGTGCACGGTCTCGCGCTGCCGGGCGGGCAGCCGCATGGCGTTGATGGCGACCCCGTCATAGATCCAGGCGGAGGTGTCGCGGGTGAACAGGTGGTTGGGCAGGGGGCCGAGGAGGAAGTCGTCGAGGTCCATCACATGGAAGCGGACGGACGTCGGCTCCGGGTGTGCCTCGAGGAACTCCCGCTTGGTCATGCCGCCCACGAGCGCCTCGGCCAGCTCCCGCGCGGGCAGGGCCGCGAAGGCCGCGCGCAGATGGCCGGCGGCGAGCGGACCGTACTCCTTCTCGTGGAACACCCGGTCCAGGACGAGGGCGCGGGCCTCGGGCACATCCAGGGTCTCGGTCAGCAGGTCGCCGAAGAGGTGCACGGCGACACCACGGTCGCGCAGGACGTCGGCGAATCCGTCGTGCTCGGCGCGCGCCCGGCGCACCCACAGCACGTCATCGAAGAGCAGCGCGTCCTTGTTGCTGGGGGTGAGCCTTTTGAGTTCCAGGTCGGGCCGGTGCAGGATCACGCGACGCAGCCGCCCGGTCTCGGAATCGACACGGTATGCCATGTCTCCATCCTGGCCGCAGCCGACCTTCTTCACGCCCTTGTCGGCCGTTTCTGCCACTTCCTGTTCTCGTCCTATTGACGAGAAGCCGCCCCTCCGCTTATCGTCAATGGGACGAAAAACGGGGGACGGGAAACGAGGGGGAACACCATGGCCGACATCACCCGGCGCCTGGGCCTGCGCCACTTGCGGGGCACTGCGACGGCACACGTGCGGCACCACCGCTCGGGCACGCTGGTGCACGACGGCCCGGGGCTCAGCTTCTGGTTCCGGCCGCTGACGGCGGCACTGTCCGAGGTGCCGGTCGACGACCGCGAGCTGGCGATGACCTTCCACGCCCGTACGTCCGACTTCCAGGACGTGTCCGTGCAGGCGACGGTCACCTACCGCGTCGCCGACCCGGCCGCGGCCGCCGCCCGCCTGGACTTCTCCATCGACCCGGACACCGGTGCCTGGCGCGGCACCCCGCTGGAGCAGCTGGGCACCCTCCTCACCGAGACGGCCCAGCAGCACGCGCTGGACGTCCTGGCACGGACGCCCTTGTCGGCGGCCCTGGCCGACGGCGTCACGGCGGTGCGTGAGCGGATCGCCACCGGGCTCGGCGCCGAACCGCGGCTCCCGGCGACCGGCATCGAGGTCGTCGCCGTCCGCGTGATGGCACTGCGTCCGGAGCCGGAGGTGGAGCGGGCCCTGCGCACCCCGGCCCGGGAACAGATCCAGCAGGAGGCCGACCGGGCGACCTACGAGCGACGGGCCGTGGCGGTCGAGCGGGAACGGACCATCGCCGAGAACGAACTGGCCAGCCGCATCGAACTCGCCCGCCGCGAGGAGCAGTTGGTGGAGCAGCGGGGCACCAACGCCCGCCGCGAGGCCGAGGAGCAGGCGGCCGCGGACGCGGTGCGCGCCCGGGCGGAGGCGGAACGCTCGGTGCTGCTGGCCGACGCGGAGGCCGCCCGGTCGGTGAAGCTCGCCGAGGCCGAGGCGGCGCGCTCGCTGAAGCTCACGGAGGCCGAGGCCGCGAGGTCCCGGCGGCTCGCCGAGGCGGAGGCGGCGCGCACGGCCCTGCTGGCCGACGCCGAGGCGGCGCGTGCCGTACGGGTCGCCCGGGCCGAGGCCGAGGGCGCGCGTGCACTCGGCGAGGCGCGCGCCGAGGCCCAGGCGGCCTGGCTGCGGGTGCACACGGAGGCCGGCGTCGACGGGGCGACGACCCTGCGCGCGCTGACCGCCGGCCAGCTCGCGGAGAACCTGCCGCGCATCGACAGCGTGACCGTCTCGCCGGACGTGCTCACCGCACTGCTCGCCAGGCTTGCCACGGGGGCCGGAGCGTGAGCCTCGCCCCGCGCGCCGTGCTGGTCCACCGCACCACGGAGTACGAGGAGCTGGTGGCCCGGCACGGCACGCACGGCCAGGCCGCGTTCTTCCTCGCCTCCCGGGGCCGGGACATCGAGGAGGTCGCCGAGCGCCACCGCCGGGCCCACCGCGCGCTCGCCGAGGTGAGTGCCGCGGTGCCGCTGACCTGGCGGCAGGCGCGGGTGGAGCGGGGCGACCTGGACCGGTTCCTGTTCGCGCCCGAGGACGTGGTCGTGGTGATCGGCCAGGACGGCCTGGTCGCGAACGCCGCCAAGTACCTGACCGGCCAGCCGGTGATCGGCATCGACACCGACCCCGGCCGCAACCCCGGTGTGCTGGTGCGGCACCGCCCGGCCGACGCGGCGAAGCTGCTGCCGCACGCGACGGGCACCGCGGTGGACGCGCTCACCATGGTGGAGGCCGTCGCCGACGACACCCAGCGCCTGCTCGCGCTCAACGAGATCTACCTGGGCACCCCCGGTCATCAGACCGCCCGATACCGCCTGGGCCTGGAGGACGACGGGGGTGTCGTCGAGGCCCAGGCTTCCTCCGGGGTGCTGGTGGGGACCGGCACCGGCGCGACCGGCTGGCTCCGCTCCGTGTGGCAGGAGCGCAGCAGCCGGATCGCGCTGCCCTCCCCCACCGAGGACCGCCTGGTCTGGTTCGTCCGCGAGGCCTGGCCGTCGCCGGCCACCGGTACGACCCTGGTGGCCGGCGAACTGGCGGACTCGACGGCCCTGACGGTCACCGTGGAGTCCGACCGCCTCATCGCCTTCGGTGACGGCATCGAATCGGACGCGCTCCAGCTGACCTGGGGACAGACGGTCCGCATCGGGGTGTGCGGGCAGCGGCTGCGGCTGGTCGGCTGACCGGGCGGCGGGCTACAGCCGCGGGTCGACCGGCTCCGACTCCAGTGCCAGCACCCCGAACACGGCCTCGTGCACCCGCCACAGCGGCTCGCCGTCCGCGAGCCGGTCCAGGGACTCCAGGCCGAGGGCGTACTCGCGCAGGGCGAGGGACCGCTTGTGGTTCAGGGAGCGCCGGCGCAGGCGGGTCAGGTTGTCCGGACGGGTGTACTCGGGGCCGTAGATGATCCGCAGGTACTCACGGCCCCGGCACTTGATGCCGGGCTGTACCAGCCTGCCGTCCTGGTTCCGGACGAGCGCGCCGACCGGCTTGACCACCATGCCCTCCCCGCCGCGGCCGGTCATCTCCAGCCACCAGTCGATGCCGGCCCGGACGGACCGGGGGTCGCCGGTGTCGACGTAGAGCCTCCTGGTCGTCCGGAGCAGTCCGGTGCCGTCGTGTTCCACCAGGCGGTCGA comes from Streptomyces sp. FXJ1.172 and encodes:
- a CDS encoding AMP-binding protein, translated to MHRSAHVDTFARDHLPPPREWPELRFDLPELHYPGRLNCAAELLDHTAAHRPVFRTPAGPGWTYGQLRERVDRIAHVLTGDLGVVPGNRVLLRGPTTPWLAACWLAVLKAGAIAVTVLDRQRPQELAAMCEIALVRHALCDVRSVEDLAKADIPGLRITTYGGDGPDDLLNRPGPGTAYPAVDTAADDVALIAFTSGTTGHPKGCMHFHRDVLAIADTFSRHVLRPRADDVFAGSPPLGFTFGLGGLVIFPMRAGASSLLLEQAGPRQLLPAIAAHRVSVLFTAPTAYRAMLRELDGHDLSSLRRCVSAGENLPAATWRAWHERTGVRLINGIGATELLHIFVSAADEHIRPGTTGVPVPGWQAQVQGADGRPVADGEPGLLAVRGPVGCRYLADPRQRVYVRGGWNITGDTYVREPDGYLRYVARADDMIISAGYNIAGPEVEDALLRHPDVVETAVVGRPDEARGQVAVAYTVLREGAPRDAEALRAFLLAELAPYKCPREFVFLSALPRTATGKLQRFRLHTDGDQQ
- a CDS encoding bifunctional salicylyl-CoA 5-hydroxylase/oxidoreductase; the encoded protein is MRVAVIGGGPGGLYAAALLKRLDPEREITLWERNAPDDTFGFGVVLSDETLGGIEHADPVVYEALQRDFVRWDDIDIVHRGTTHRSGGHGFAALGRRRLLEILHDRCRSLGVDIRFCTEAPHPDELSARYDLVVAADGVHSTTRQTYSHVFRPHVTAHHCRYIWLGADFAFDAFRFEIAETEHGVVQLHGYPYAADASTVIVEMREEVWRAAGHGEMDTPESIERCAKIFSDALRGRPLRSNNSAWTTFRTVVSDRWSHGNVVLLGDAAHTAHFSIGSGTKLAVEDALSLAACLEEQPDVAGALAAYEEERRPVVASTQRAARASLEWFEDLRLHLGQPPRQFAFNLLTRSRRVTHDNLRLRDAHFTGAVEREFGCPPGTPPMFTPFRLRGLTLRNRVVVSPMDMYCATDGVPGDFHLVHLGARALGGAGLVMTEMVCVSAQGRITPGCAGLYTGRQAEAWRRVTDFVHTQAPGTAIGVQLGHSGRKGSTKLMWEGMDEPLPEGNWPLVAASPLPYKPGSQTPRQLSRAQLTDIREQFAASAWRAARAGFDLLELHCAHGYLLSGFLSPLTNRRTDAYGGSLEKRLRFPLEVFDAVRAVWPAERPMTVRISATDWAEGGTSAEDAVGIARAFAAHGADAIDVSTGQVVAEERPEFGRSYQTPFADRIRHEAGIPVIAVGAISSWDDVNSLVLAGRTDLCALARPHLYDPHWTLHAAVEQGYDGPGVHWPAPYRAGSRRPQTGRTDAPKPRLTLDR
- a CDS encoding PaaX family transcriptional regulator, with translation MINVSEQHAPRSLIVTLYGAYGRFMPGPVPVAELIRLLAAVGVDAPSVRSSVSRLKRRGLLLPARTGTGAAGYELSPEARQLLDDGDRRIYATAPPEDEGWVLAVFSVPESERQKRHVLRSRLSGLGFGTAAPGVWIAPARLYEETEHTLRRLRLDPYVDFFRGEHLGFAATAEAVARWWDLTAIAKEHERFLDAHAPVLRAWEHRTGTSPEEAYRDYLLALDSWRHLPYTDPGLPAHLLPALWPGLRSAEVFRALHARLRDAGAQFAGL
- a CDS encoding enoyl-CoA hydratase family protein, with product MSPFTGSAARTPHWEHLRVRLADGVATVTLARPDRLNALTFGGYADLRDLLAELSRERAVRALVLAGEGRGFCSGGDVDEIIGATLSMDTAQLLDFNRMTGQVVRAIRECPFPVVAAVHGVAAGAGAVLALAADFRVADPTARFAFLFTRVGLSGGDMGAAYLLPRLVGLGHATRLLMLGEPVRAPEAERIGLISELTEEGRADETAHALARRLADGPALAHAQTKALLTAELDMPLAAAIELDASTQALLMNGEDYAEFHAAFTEKRPPKWHGR
- a CDS encoding ATP-binding protein, which gives rise to MNGLALHERPTESASWRIALPHTAAAVPVARALVRTALAEVEHAADSDTAELLTAELVANAVEHTAGRGPIELVVELLPSGCQVEVHDPDPAPPGHLTRPVIEAPDPWQEGGRGLLLIRALSSSCGHRPTPSGKAVWFRLPAVPAQRRPV